From Fusarium fujikuroi IMI 58289 draft genome, chromosome FFUJ_chr07, a single genomic window includes:
- a CDS encoding related to RPC25-DNA-direcred RNA polymerase III, 25 KD subunit codes for MFILTKIADLVQIAPEDFSKRSIDAIEDNINAKYSNKVIQKIGLCICLYDLQWASEGLIGHGTGLVNVNTEFRMVVFRPFKGEVMIGRIRSSTPAGINLRTDFFDDIFVPFEELPEGAEYNHSEQLWIWNLDEDRLFYDNHEMVRFQVIDEEWHDQAPAGPTQAEDSPLQTPYRIKASMAAEGLGVCLWWDGA; via the exons ATGTTCATCCTG ACCAAGATCGCCGACTTGGTGCAAATTGCGCCAGAGGATTTCTCTAAGCGCAGCATAGACGCAATCGAAGACAACATCAATGCCAAATACTCTAATAAA GTTATTCAAAAGATTGGGCTCTGTATCTGCTTGTACGATTTGCAGTGGGCTTCAGAGGGTCTCATTGGTCATGGCACAGGCTTGGTGAACGTGAACA CTGAGTTTCGTATGGTTGTATTCCGTCCTTTCAAGGGCGAAGTCATGATTGGCAGAATACGAAGTTCTACACCCGCAGGTATCAATCTGAGAACAGATTTCTTCGATGATATCTTTGTGCCGTTTGAGGAGTTACCAGAGGGTGCTGAATA CAACCACAGCGAACAACTCTGGATCTGGAATCTCGACGAGGATCGACTCTTCTATGATAACCATGAGATGGTTCGCTTTCAAGTAATCGATGAGGAGTGGCATGATCAAGCTCCTGCTGGACCAACACAAGCCGAAGATTCACCCTTGCAAACTCCGTATCGCATCAAGGCCAGTATGGCTGCTGAAGGATTAGGCGTATGCCTGTGGTGGGATGGAGCATAG
- a CDS encoding related to signal peptidase 18 KD subunit translates to MANAAEKISVYNLADLKNTSDDAIPNYLNSLKFRQSHTLTDVRLALGYTAFGVAAACFLWDYKLGFESTKYYTAAAVALYTLINGALALWIMFREKGVVYEGTSPSGEKISISSSTKKNVPIYNLTITVTDKNSKSTVHKISKPFSGWFDQTGQFVAVPFQELLANSVPLIGKRDPKRVTVSKELLDASPDVLDAILAANATGAEAASTPEVTEKRGGKRRKA, encoded by the exons ATGGCAAACGCCGCTGAGAAGATCTCGGTCTACAATCTTGCTG ACCTCAAGAACACATCCGACGATGCTATCCCCAACTACCTAAACTCTCTAAAGTTCCGCCAGTCTCATACCCTCACCGATGTTCGCCTTGCGCTCGGATACACTGCTTTCGGTGTTGCAGCTGCTTGTTTCCTCTGGGACTACAAACTTGGCTTTGAGAGCACGAAATACTACACAGCTGCTGCCGTTGCACTCTACACTTTGATCAATGGCGCCTTGGCACTATGGATTATGTTCCGCGAAAAGGGTGTTGTGTACGAGGGAACTTCACCCTCAGGAGAAAAG ATCTCCATCAGCAGCTCTACAAAGAAGAATGTCCCTATCTACAACCTCACTATTACCGTCACTGATAAGAACTCGAAATCCACCGTTCACAAAATCTCTAAGCCTTTCAGCGGCTGGTTCGACCAGACCGGCCAATTTGTTGCTGTTCCCTTCCAGGAGCTCCTCGCCAACTCAGTACCTTTGATCGGCAAGCGGGACCCCAAGCGTGTCACCGTCTCTAAGGAGTTGTTGGATGCCAGCCCCGACGTTCTCGATGCTATTCTGGCTGCCAACGCCACTGGTGCCGAGGCCGCATCCACACCAGAAGTAACTGAGAAGAGAGGTGGCAAGCGACGCAAGGCGTAA
- a CDS encoding related to F1F0-ATPase complex assembly protein ATP11 produces the protein MASLRIPALRRLVAAPIRTTRAINQRRWAQVHDIRFLATTQPSQAVVEKYKEKLNQKAQKEGLQSIDQLKAAYADKIDAERRKSGIEIPVGTIPQAPETPVVQPNADNPPGQDQPTRDPRDPPTTPPQYPPTGSDKPAIKSLNDIIDLPKARELPEKELTAIWRLRHASSEQNLCAVIPMSTYKAMEDAARTAPQFVLPVPHPAQGAEIHFLQWTFDAASKTSTVLFTQLAEYKNRGEFAQPHTTITHHLDLADERGLVLMQGQVLPDRGVTPENAKWLLMSLQRFYGGWDGEEVELTGERKDRAEERKKLLNWFAAGDSRFSVDKLLEEAERMG, from the coding sequence ATGGCCTCACTACGAATTCCTGCCCTTCGCCGGCTTGTAGCCGCCCCCATACGCACCACCCGAGCTATCAACCAGCGACGATGGGCTCAAGTTCACGATATTCGCTTCCTTGCAACAACCCAACCTTCGCAAGCCGTCGTCGAGAAGtacaaggagaagctgaacCAGAAGGCTCAAAAAGAGGGCCTCCAGAGCATCGACCAGCTCAAGGCAGCTTACGCTGACAAAATCGATGCTGAGCGTCGAAAGAGTGGCATTGAGATTCCAGTTGGAACAATTCCTCAAGCACCCGAAACTCCAGTTGTTCAACCCAATGCCGACAACCCCCCTGGACAAGACCAACCCACAAGAGACCCTCGCGATCCTCCTACCACTCCACCTCAATACCCTCCAACCGGCTCGGATAAGCCTGCTATCAAGTCTTTAAATGACATCATTGACCTCCCCAAGGCACGGGAGCTCCCAGAGAAGGAGCTTACAGCTATCTGGCGTCTACGACATGCCTCATCTGAGCAGAATCTCTGTGCAGTAATCCCTATGTCTACATACAAGGCCATGGAGGATGCTGCACGAACAGCACCTCAGTTCGTCCTCCCAGTGCCTCATCCCGCCCAGGGCGCAGAGATTCACTTCCTGCAGTGGACCTTTGATGCTGCGTCCAAGACCAGCACTGTTCTGTTCACCCAGCTTGCTGAATACAAGAACCGAGGCGAGTTTGCGCAGCCTCACACTACCATCACACACCACCTCGACCTTGCCGATGAGCGAGGTCTAGTTTTGATGCAGGGCCAGGTCCTGCCTGATCGAGGGGTTACACCAGAGAACGCCAAGTGGCTCCTCATGTCTCTACAGCGATTCTATGGTGGCTGGGATGGTGAGGAAGTCGAGCTGACTGGTGAGCGTAAGGATAGGGCTGAGGAGCgaaagaagctgctgaacTGGTTCGCAGCTGGCGACTCAAGATTCAGCGTTGACAAGTTGCTGGAGGAGGCTGAACGCATGGGTTAA
- a CDS encoding related to triacylglycerol lipase, with protein sequence MTQQQHGSSTATEEHHPKVVGKKLAETAVQFTQQAEKLSHQHPTGEDPGVAIEAQFVTPHDPVIITSNGKRLPGVPLQEAHKLNVLREELQGKPESVEIKAGDETKEKISNIEKANPEQKKVVQLPSEQNGASLQKSNSNSTLRKQTPPSHTNPLFPPLPLYGPPNMLRNLQCMFFRISAFFLSLAFLGVIVLGSLFTTMPMIWKNIWYRLTFRDPDSDRPFYEEEKRRAQARHEQEKAWKQKSSNGRTLDRMENAEEFPPTEGGPDPIICDVAYYARRVGLDVETFEVQTEDGFIIDLWHVYDPKEYTELEESLRSDLGPEVFQPQRKKLKDPSQKPKFPVLLMHGLLQSSGAYCCNDDDSLAFWLCKSGYDVWLGNNRCGFKPKHALLEYSDPRMWCWNIRQMGVFDLPALTSRVITETGFEKIGLICHSQGTTQTFVALAKEQRPELGEKLTVFCALAPAAYAGPLIGKMYFKFMRIISPGLFRLMFGIHAFIPFMMQMHKLLDPRLYGWLGYKVFSFLFDWTDVRWDRGLRNRMFQFAPVYVSAESMRWWLGRECFAKHKCILSTKEIVRAEEHMDSKGDGRPVTPRTSSALEAHRKHPKGSTAWYNKQAPPMAMWVCGNDDLVDGRKLLRRFEKGREPHVNLVHSKVIPEYEHLDVIWAMDAVDQVFKEVREVLWKTCNARDICRVPEGCEAVLPEKAKLSVKEDMVEECQSSSSGET encoded by the coding sequence ATgacacaacaacaacatggcTCGTCAACTGCGACGGAGGAGCATCACCCAAAAGTTGTTGGCAAGAAACTCGCCGAGACAGCCGTCCAATTCACACAGCAAGCTGAGAAGCTCTCACACCAACACCCAACAGGCGAAGACCCCGGAGTTGCAATTGAAGCACAATTTGTCACACCCCATGATcctgtcatcatcacttcAAATGGAAAACGACTCCCGGGTGTGCCATTGCAGGAGGCGCATAAGCTCAATGTCCTGAGGGAAGAGCTTCAAGGCAAGCCTGAGAGTGTCGAAATCAAAGCAGGAGATGAAACCAAGGAGAAGATATCCAACATCGAGAAGGCAAACCCCGAGCAAAAAAAGGTTGTTCAGTTGCCTTCGGAACAGAATGGCGCATCTCTACAAAAgtccaacagcaacagcacaTTGCGAAAGCAGACACCCCCTTCTCATACCAATCCTCTCTTCCCTCCACTGCCGCTCTATGGACCTCCAAATATGCTGCGCAATCTTCAATGCATGTTCTTTCGAATCAGCGCATTCTTTCTCAGCCTGGCATTTCTCGGAGTTATCGTCTTGGGCTCATTGTTTACGACGATGCCCATGATCTGGAAGAATATCTGGTACCGGTTGACTTTTCGCGATCCTGATTCTGATAGGCCGTTctatgaagaggagaaacgTAGAGCTCAAGCAAGACACGAGCAAGAAAAGGCTTGGAAGCAAAAATCATCAAATGGACGAACGCTAGACAGGATGGAAAATGCTGAGGAATTCCCACCAACCGAAGGCGGACCAGACCCAATCATCTGTGACGTCGCATATTATGCGCGCAGGGTTGGTCTAGATGTTGAGACATTTGAGGTCCAGACCGAAGATGGATTCATCATCGACTTATGGCATGTTTACGACCCCAAGGAGTATACTGAACTCGAGGAAAGCCTGAGGTCTGATCTGGGGCCGGAGGTATTCCAAccccagaggaagaagctcaaagaccCATCACAGAAGCCAAAGTTCCCCGTGCTGCTCATGCATGGTCTCCTACAAAGCTCGGGTGCTTATTGCTGTAATGATGACGACTCTCTCGCTTTCTGGCTGTGCAAGTCTGGCTATGACGTGTGGCTTGGCAACAACCGTTGCGGATTCAAGCCCAAGCATGCACTGCTTGAGTACAGCGACCCGAGGATGTGGTGCTGGAATATTAGACAGATGGGTGTTTTCGATCTTCCCGCGTTGACGTCGCGAGTCATCACAGAGACGGGTTTCGAAAAGATTGGCCTTATCTGCCACTCCCAAGGTACAACTCAAACCTTTGTCGCCTTGGCCAAAGAACAACGACCTGAGCTGGGAGAGAAGCTGACTGTATTCTGTGCTCTGGCCCCAGCCGCATATGCTGGGCCGTTAATCGGTAAAATGTACTTCAAGTTCATGCGAATCATTTCGCCAGGCCTATTTCGTCTCATGTTTGGCATCCATGCATTCATTCCCTTCATGATGCAAATGCACAAACTGTTAGATCCCCGTTTATATGGCTGGCTTGGCTACAAAGTCTTCTCGTTCCTGTTTGACTGGACTGACGTCCGTTGGGATCGTGGCCTTCGCAATCGTATGTTCCAGTTTGCGCCCGTTTACGTCAGCGCCGAGTCTATGCGGTGGTGGCTTGGCCGAGAGTGCTTTGCCAAGCACAAATGTATCTTGTCGACGAAAGAGATTGTTAGGGCTGAGGAGCACATGGATTCCAAGGGAGACGGACGACCCGTGACGCCAAGGACCTCGTCGGCGCTCGAAGCTCATCGGAAACATCCCAAGGGCTCTACCGCGTGGTACAACAAACAAGCACCACCTATGGCTATGTGGGTTTGTGGTAACGACGATCTTGTTGACGGAAGGAAACTGCTCCGGCGGTTCGAGAAGGGCCGCGAGCCTCATGTCAACCTGGTCCACAGCAAGGTGATCCCTGAATACGAACATCTAGATGTCATCTGGGCGATGGATGCGGTCGATCAGGTTTTCAAAGAAGTACGTGAGGTTCTATGGAAGACATGCAATGCACGCGATATTTGCCGCGTCCCTGAGGGTTGTGAGGCGGTGCTACCAGAAAAGGCGAAACTGTCTGTCAAAGAAGATATGGTAGAGGAGTGCCAATCGAGTAGCAGTGGCGAGACTTAG
- a CDS encoding probable peroxin-6, which translates to MASSSKPALTSNRRRNRRRRQDKPAITAKLVLDDHIKSDVGIVSEDIFRDLFPHLGNAQLYQGATEDVHHIAIAPWIPNANPTNSPWSIVPIIESSALAPSTVRFSPSSASLQSFAVTLQQVAPSKLSSHSRGGIEILVLDVAPVPLETVFVSLESELTKRLENGEGTFFRDHPASSKAKGADSTPDGRLVTSLRAALSSLKVVHAGDLFPLPLPPHPLTHVPPNPGKIMLCEPVAQGVLTESTKIILMRGRVHTKQIRRVASMTASQQLNGVPEDEDDTSNDQFYSAAEDRDKSGMTTEDMESATETEPDMSDFDNEDELSDDSMDDMISLQAPTLPTTNASGVSTLQPGTPMTVGTLRGRKTNGIATPGSVFSNFTATTARPDRPRGRLFKAQGLMEQIPTDLLHPKPSLEDDEEARIYVDVTSLSRIGCFSGDWVRIEAAEEPPANGFGAFGLGSFGQVESEPAKWRPVRVYGLPEGYSQRPMTRIPSAKHGERRLSFFESQIQRPASPTAYASPILLANLDDAPYLRLAPLKKASYQGKGTIPRFTSAARPPYARDITIHHIRTPISAERAFQTAVLGGLKRYFAHKIRLVRSGDLIAVPVDAELGRTLQEMPGAGGSEVDDVMALTAGGQEGGKQPSKFDSVAWFKVGHIQIQKADEDEDGSAEAFWGSVACIDSSSVAMHGSGFETSRIPGIKQSTWQYYLGLKKTPKKASESTPAPIQEPELPYVSPLRRQLRELIAAATSARAIHLKMPPVAILLTSTHRNIGKLTLASGACSDMGLHTYKIDAYDILSEGSGSGSDVKTEGFLRTRAERAMSCGPDCCALLVQHVEALTADRIESTIKEILEDTRVLIATTNEVDKVPDGVRALFTHELEMTAPDEAERESILKSIISDRGVSLEPSIDLNSIALKTAALVAGDLVDVVERASIAQQSRLEQLSAKNTHDNTIITVRDVQVAGGPLARCLTKGDFEIAVEAARKNFSDSIGAPKIPNVTWDDVGGLNNVKEAVTETIQLPLERPELFAKGMKKRSGILFYGPPGTGKTLLAKAIATEYSLNFFSVKGPELLNMYIGESEANVRRVFQRARDARPCVVFFDELDSVAPKRGNQGDSGGVMDRIVSQLLAELDGMSGGDDGGGGVFVIGATNRPDLLDPALLRPGRFDKMLYLGVSDTNDKQQTILEALTRKFTLHPSVSLASVAEKLPFTYTGADFYALCSDAMLKAVTRQATAVDNKIRAINSDPTTQHPISTAYYFDHYATPEDIAVMVQEEDFLAANDELVPSVSAGELAHYEHVRATFEGVREKEPENKPPPVQRVVSGASTSSKGKGKVVASGSSKGKGKAIALTSGDECDEEDEVDDMNGRSKGKGKAPMGFQDGTASDDDGLY; encoded by the exons ATGGCGTCCTCTTCAAAGCCAGCTTTGACTTCAAACAGGCGGAGGAACCGCAGACGGCGTCAGGACAAGCCTGCCATTACGGCAAAACTGGTGCTTGACGATCATATCAAGAGCGATGTCGGCATAGTATCCGAAGACATCTTTCGAGATCTCTTCCCCCATCTAGGTAACG CTCAACTCTACCAAGGCGCTACCGAAGACGTCCACCACATTGCGATCGCTCCGTGGATACCCAATGCCAACCCTACCAACAGTCCATGGTCAATTGTACCCATTATCGAGTCTTCTGCACTCGCGCCCTCGACCGTCCGATTCtcaccttcttctgcttcccTACAAAGCTTTGCCGTGACGTTACAACAGGTCGCGCCATCTAAGCTATCAAGTCACAGCCGCGGCGGAATCGAGATCCTCGTGCTTGACGTGGCGCCCGTTCCTCTCGAGACCGTCTTTGTGAGCCTCGAGAGTGAGCTGACGAAACGACTGGAGAATGGGGAGGGTACCTTCTTCCGAGACCACCCTGCCAGCTCCAAGGCGAAAGGAGCCGATTCAACTCCGGATGGGCGTCTTGTGACTTCTCTTCGAGCTGCCCTGAGCAGTCTAAAGGTTGTACACGCAGGCGATCTATttccacttcctcttccGCCGCATCCTCTTACACACGTGCCTCCGAACCCCGGAAAGATCATGCTGTGCGAGCCTGTTGCTCAAGGTGTTTTAACGGAGTCAACCAAGATCATTCTCATGCGCGGTCGTGTCCATACCAAGCAAATACGTCGCGTTGCTTCGATGACCGCTAGCCAACAGCTTAATGGTGTAcccgaggatgaggatgatacCAGCAACGACCAGTTCTACTCTGCAGCTGAGGATCGCGATAAGTCAGGAATGACGACCGAGGATATGGAGTCTGCGACCGAAACCGAGCCAGATATGTCTGATTTCGACAATGAGGACGAACTATCAGATGATTCTATGGACGATATGATTTCTTTGCAAGCGCCAACCTTGCCCACTACCAATGCCAGCGGTGTATCAACACTACAGCCAGGCACGCCTATGACGGTTGGAACACTTCGTGGCAGGAAAACAAATGGAATCGCAACGCCTGGCTCCGTTTTCTCCAATTTCACCGCGACCACTGCTCGACCAGACCGACCTCGAGGTCGTCTCTTCAAGGCACAGGGTCTGATGGAACAAATTCCGACAGACCTTTTACATCCGAAGCCATCCTtagaagatgacgaggaagcgCGAATCTATGTCGATGTGACATCGTTGAGCCGTATTGGATGCTTTTCTGGGGATTGGGTACGAATAGAAGCTGCAGAGGAACCCCCTGCGAATGGATTTGGTGCATTTGGCCTCGGGAGTTTTGGACAAGTTGAGTCAGAGCCTGCCAAGTGGCGACCCGTCCGAGTCTATGGTCTTCCTGAGGGTTATTCGCAACGGCCAATGACCAGAATACCCAGCGCTAAACATGGCGAGAGAAGATTGTCTTTCTTCGAATCCCAGATTCAGCGGCCCGCCAGCCCCACGGCCTACGCCTCACCTATCCTCTTGGCCAATCTAGACGATGCACCCTATCTGCGTCTTGCGCCCTTAAAAAAGGCGTCGTATCAAGGCAAGGGGACAATCCCTCGATTTACAAGTGCAGCTCGCCCCCCTTACGCTCGGGATATTACTATTCACCACATTCGAACTCCTATCTCTGCTGAACGAGCTTTCCAAACCGCCGTTCTGGGTGGCCTCAAACGGTATTTCGCACACAAAATTCGCCTTGTTCGAAGCGGCGATCTTATCGCTGTCCCAGTCGACGCTGAGCTTGGCCGTACGCTCCAGGAGATGCCTGGCGCAGGAGGATCCGAAGTGGACGATGTGATGGCACTCACTGCCGGTGGACAGGAGGGAGGAAAGCAACCTTCTAAGTTCGACAGCGTAGCATGGTTCAAAGTTGGACATATTCAAATCCAGAAagctgatgaggacgaagatggaaGTGCCGAGGCTTTCTGGGGATCAGTTGCGTGCATTGATAGTTCATCTGTTGCAATGCATGGTTCAGGCTTCGAAACAAGTCGCATACCAGGTATCAAGCAGAGCACATGGCAATATTACCTTGGTCTCAAGAAGACACCCAAGAAGGCATCGGAGTCGACCCCTGCTCCAATTCAGGAGCCCGAGTTGCCATATGTGTCACCTCTCAGGCGCCAGTTGAGGGAGTTGATCGCAGCAGCCACTAGCGCTAGAGCGATTCATTTGAAGATGCCTCCTGTCGCAATTCTGTTAACGTCAACACATCGAAATATTGGAAAGTTGACTCTAGCGTCAGGCGCTTGTTCCGACATGGGTCTTCATACATATAAAATCGACGCGTATGATATACTCAGCGAGGGAAGCGGTAGTGGAAGCGATGTGAAAACTGAGGGTTTTCTCAGGACGAGAGCCGAACGTGCCATGAGTTGTGGTCCTGATTGCTGTGCTTTACTTGTTCAGCACGTCGAGGCACTCACTGCTGATCGCATCGAATCAACAATCAAGGAGATTCTAGAAGATACACGAGTTTTGATTGCCACAACGAATGAGGTCGATAAAGTACCCGATGGCGTTCGAGCCTTGTTCACCCACGAGTTGGAAATGACAGCCCCTGACGAAGCGGAGCGTGAGTCTATTCTGAAATCCATCATTAGTGATAGGGGTGTTAGCCTCGAGCCTTCGATCGACCTCAACTCAATCGCTCTCAAGACTGCTGCACTTGTGGCTGGAGACttggttgatgttgttgagcgTGCCTCTATCGCTCAACAGTCACGACTGGAGCAGCTCTCAGCCAAGAATACGCATGATAACACGATTATCACGGTACGAGATGTGCAAGTCGCTGGTGGCCCTCTTGCCCGCTGTCTTACCAAGGGGGATTTTGAGATTGCCGTCGAGGCTGCTCGCAAGAACTTCTCTGACTCTATCGGTGCACCCAAGATCCCCAATGTTACCtgggatgatgttggtggtcTCAACAACGTCAAAGAAGCCGTTACTGAGACCATTCAACTACCACTCGAGCGCCCTGAGCTGTTTGCGAAGGGTATGAAGAAGCGATCAGGCATTCTGTTCTACGGTCCTCCCGGAACTGGAAAGACATTATTGGCCAAGGCGATCGCTACTGAATACAGTCTCAACTTCTTCAGTGTTAAGGGAccagagcttctcaacatgtATATCGGAGAGTCCGAAGCCAACGTTCGACGCGTGTTCCAACGTGCTCGCGATGCTAGACCTtgcgtcgtcttcttcgatgaGTTGGATTCAGTGGCACCCAAGCGTGGGAACCAAGGCGACAGTGGTGGTGTTATGGACCGTATTGTCTCCCAGCTTCTAGCAGAACTGGATGGTATGTCtggaggtgatgatggcggcggcggtgttTTCGTTATTGGAGCAACCAACAGACCAGATCTTTTGGACCCTGCCCTTTTGCGACCTGGTCGATTTGATAAAATGCTTTACCTTGGTGTCTCTGACACCAACGACAAGCAACAAACCATTCTGGAAGCTCTGACCAGAAA ATTCACACTTCATCCATCAGTATCCCTCGCTTCAGTGGCAGAGAAACTCCCCTTCACATATACCGGTGCCGATTTCTATGCCCTTTGCAGTGATGCAATGCTGAAAGCCGTTACACGGCAAGCCACAGCTGTGGACAACAAGATTCGCGCCATCAATTCCGATccaacaactcaacatcCCATTTCCACGGCATATTATTTTGATCACTACGCCACCCCTGAAGACATTGCCGTTATGGTCCAGGAAGAAGACTTCCTGGCAGCTAACGATGAGCTCGTGCCCAGTGTCAGTGCTGGCGAACTGGCTCACTATGAACACGTCCGGGCAACCTTCGAGGGAGTCCGAGAGAAAGAGCCGGAAAACAAACCACCTCCAGTCCAACGTGTTGTCTCAGGGGCGTCGACATCatccaagggcaagggcaaggtggTTGCTTCAGGATCGAGCAAGGGCAAAGGCAAAGCGATTGCATTGACGAGCGGCGACGaatgtgatgaagaggacgaggtgGATGATATGAATGGCAGATCTAAGGGTAAGGGCAAGGCACCTATGGGATTCCAAGATGGAACAGCcagcgatgacgatggattATATTAG
- a CDS encoding related to cylicin I: protein MTNLLTDPALFIFTSLTAGSSHIVTATSRLETILRANRVPFKAVDIAVDTKARLLWGRRAGKDKSGRPRKLPALVQEGWVLGDIVEIEEWNEYGELKEHVTIYFDEFTIPSINDKLPEPPLKRPIDLTGGLLASMTPSPVAKAVAAAAASAAAAPKPAPAAPPLPATKAAASSATPKASTEPKKEEKALPVRSVADEAAQKAKELRLKTLREKVHGKDGAKAKKEDTSAKETGKSKEPETPVAKTDGIQSPTSGSWAETDAGRNTIQSPTSGTWKESGPGSISSLKRASVEVSPDEAKAVEAKTAIKEEPKLEKKAETKSEDGDSDDDEEETEEEETEEEETEEEEEDTDEDSDEDSEDDEKDETDDEQEENKKPSVTPEPEAATAAAPAEAAKDDKPKEEPEGIKKEIKKDSHKDSKKDLKKDHKKDVKKDTKKPVKKDTKKDTKKDVKKDPKKDSKKDHKKDSKKDTKKDTKKEVKKDAKK, encoded by the exons ATGACCAACCTTTTGACCGACCCCGCCCTCTTTATTTTCACTTCTTTGACAGCTGGCTCGTCCCACATCGTCACGGCCACCTCACGTCTCGAGACCATCCTACGCGCCAACCGGGTTCCCTTCAAAGCCGTCGACATTGCCGTCGACACCAAGGCTCGTTTGCTATGGGGCCGAAGAGCCGGTAAAGATAAGAGCGGTCGCCCGAGGAAACTTCCTGCCCTGGTTCAGGAGGGTTGGGTTCTGGGC GACATTGTTGAAATCGAAGAATGGAACGAATATGGCGAGCTCAAGGAGCATGTCACGATTTACTTCGACGAATTCACCATCCCCTCCATCAACGATAAGCTTCCCGAGCCCCCGCTGAAACGGCCTATCGACCTTACCGGCGGCCTTCTTGCTTCCATGACCCCTTCGCCTGTCGCAAAGGCTGTAGCAGCTGCTGCCGCCAGCGCCGCTGCTGCTCCAAAGCCTGCTCCTGCTGCGCCTCCGCTACCAGCAACCAAGGCCGCTGCATCTTCTGCCACACCGAAGGCTTCCACAGAACctaagaaggaagagaaggcccTACCTGTCCGATCCGTCGCCGACGAAGCTGCGCAAAAGGCTAAGGAACTTCGCCTGAAGACTCTGCGAGAAAAGGTCCATGGTAAGGATGGGGCGAAGGCTAAGAAGGAGGACACAAGCGCAAAGGAGACTGGGAAATCTAAGGAACCAGAAACTCCTGTCGCAAAAACCGATGGTATCCAGTCACCAACATCCGGTTCATGGGCCGAGACGGATGCAGGACGAAACACTATTCAGAGTCCGACAAGTGGCACTTGGAAGGAAAGTGGTCCAGGTTCTATCTCCTCCTTGAAACGGGCCAGTGTGGAAGTGAGCCCagacgaggccaaggctgtGGAAGCTAAGACGGCCATAAAGGAAGAGCCCAAATTGgaaaagaaggctgagaCAAAGTCGGAGGATGGTGATTcggacgacgatgaggaggagaccgaagaggaggagaccgaagaggaggagaccgaagaggaggaggaggacacTGATGAGGATAGTGACGAGGAcagcgaagacgacgagAAAGACGAAACAGACGATgagcaagaagaaaataaaaagccTTCAGTGACGCCAGAACCCGAGgcggcaacagcagcagcacctgCAGAAGCTGCCAAAGATGACAAGCCTAAAGAAGAGCCCGAGGGCATCAAGAAAGAGATCAAGAAAGACTCTCACAAAGATTCGAAGAAAGACCTTAAAAAGGACCACAAGAAAGATGTCAAGAAAGACACCAAGAAGCCAGTCAAAAAGGATACCAAGAAGGACACCAAGAAAGACGTGAAGAAAGACCCGAAAAAGGATTCCAAGAAGGATCATAAGAAGGACTCGAAGAAAGATACTAAGAAAGATACCAAgaaagaagtcaagaagGATGCCAAGAAGTAA